CGATCGGGCCTACAGCCTGATCAGCTCGAAGGAAGCTCGCGAAGCGTTCAATATCAACGCGGAATCGGAAGCCGTTCGGAACGAATACGGCCGCAACGAAGCCGGTCAACGGATGTTGATGGCGAAGCGTTTGGTCGGTGCGGGGGTTCGTTTCGTGAGCCTCACATACGGCGGCTGGGATATGCACTCCGGCATCGTCGGCGCGATGAAGCGCCAATTGCCGATTTTCGATCAAGCCTTCTCGGCCTTGATCACCGATCTCGATCGCAGCGGCTTGCTCGATAGCACGCTCGTCATGGTGAGCAGCGAATTCGGCCGGACGCCGAAGATCAACAACACCGCCGGTCGCGACCACTGGCCGAAGGTGTTCAGCGTGGCTCTTGCCGGCGGCGGCGTGAAGAAGGGAGTCGTGTACGGCACGTCGAACGCAATTGCCAGCGAACCGGAAGACGATCCGGTCAGCCCGCAAGACTTGGCGACGACCGTTTACAACCAGCTTGGAATCGTGGCCGACAAGGAATTGATGGCTCCAGGCGATCGTCCGATCGAAATCATCGACGGCGGCCGGGTCATCAAGGAAATCTTGGTCTAGGCTGCGGTCCGACGAAGTCTGGTTTGCTGAGAAGTAGTCGAACAGCTAATCCGCTTTTTACCGCACGAAATCGCGTCTCGAAGGGGCCGAGACTAGACGGATCGTGCGAGCGAAGATTAGTATGATATCGGAATGATCCACCCGGTGATGCCTAGGGCTTGCCGGGTGGATCGTTCGTAGAATGGTGTGGTCGCATTTGCGTGCATCTTCGCTTCCGTTCGGTTCGTGCTGCACCACGATGAGATGACCGCGATGAAATCATCGCGATTCATCTTTGGGTGTGGCGCTTGTTTCGATAGTCCGCGGTCCTTGCTTGCCGCGTTGCATTGCCTACCCCGATTGTTGCCTTCCCCGGCACGCCCTCCCTCCTGAGGTTTTTCATGTTTGCCTCGCTCCGTGCTTACGGAATCCGTTTCGTTGCGACGGCCGTCGTCGTCTGCTGTACCGCGCCGAACTTCGTTTCGGCTGCGAACCCTTCGCTCAGCTCCATCGCACCGAACGGCGGTAAGCGAGGGGGCGATATCGAAGTGCAAGTGAGCGGCCGGGCGATCTCCGATGCCCCGGAGTTGGTCTTCTATTCGCCCGGCATCAAGGTCAAAAGCATCGAGCAGATTAAAGACAAGGCCGGCGTGGTGAACGACAACCTCGTCAAGGCGGTGTTGACCCTCGCTCCCGATTGCCGCCTCGGCGGTCATGCGTTCCGAATTCGGACGGCGAGCGGCTTGTCGGATATGCCGATCTTGTTCAGCGTCGGCGCTCTCGATGTGGTCGAAGAAAAAGAACCGAACAGCGAATTCACCACGCCGCAGGAAATTCCGCTCGGCGTGACGATCAACGGCTCGATCGGCAACGAAGACGTCGACTACTTCGTCGTCAACGCGAAGAAGGGCGATCGCATCTCGGCCGAAGTGGAAGGGATTCGCCTGGGCCGCGCGGCGTTCGACCCTTATCTCGCCATTCTCGACTCGGATCGTTTCGAGTTGGCTCGCAGCGACGACTCGGCCATGGCGTGGTACGACTGCACCTGTTCGGTCCTTGCTCCGGCCGACGGCAAATACACCGTTCTAGTCCGTGAGAGCACGTTTGTCGGTGGCTCGGTATATCGACTCCACATCGGCAAGTTCCCTCGCCCGACGGCGATGATTCCCGCCGGCGGCAAGCCGGGCGAAACGCTCGACGTCACGCTGCTCGGCGACCCTTCGGGGCCGATCAAGCAAAAGTATACGGTCCCCGCGAAGCCGGAGTTCCTCTCGTCGACCTATGCCAAGGACGACAAGGCGACGCCGTTCTTCCCGAAGGATGCCTTGGGTATCGCTCCTTCGCCGCTGGTGTTTCGGGTCTCGAATTTGAACAACGTGCTGGAAGTCGAACCGAACGACGAGCCTGCCAAGGGGACGACTTGCGAAGCTCCGATCGCGATGAACGGCGTGATCGAGAAGCCGCGCGACGTCGATTGTTTTCAATTTAAGGGAACGAAGGGACAGGTCTTAGAGATTCGCGTGCATGCCCGCAGTCTCCGCTCGCCGCTCGACTCCGTGCTGACCGTGTTGCGGCTATCGAACGGCTCGAGCCTAGGCACGAACGACGACTCAGCCGGACCGGATAGTTACCTGCGGGTGAACATCCCGGCCGACGATGTGTACGTCGTGCAGGTGAAGGACATGCTCGATCAAGGGGGGGCTGACTTCTCATATCGCGTCGAAGTCACGCCGGTCGAACCGAGCGTTGCGCTGACGTTCGCCGAGAAGATTCAATACGTCGACGTGACGATGCCGGTCGCTAAGGGGAATCGCGGTGCGTTGATGGTCAATGTCCAGCGCATCGGTTGGAACGGCGATCTGAAACTGGATTTGCAAAACGTACCGAAGGGAATGAAATACGAAACGCTTCCGCTGCTCGGCAATATGACGAACGTGCCGGTTCTGTTCACGGCCGCCGACGATGCCCCGGTAGGAGCTTCGACGGTCGGCATGACGGTGAGCCCAACCGATCCGAAGGCCGAGAAGGTAACCGGCTTCGCCAAGCAAACGACGATGCTGATTCGGGGCGGCAACAATGCCCCGATCTATACGCAAACGATCCACGGTCTGACGACCGCCGTGATCGAAAAGGTTCCGTTTAAGATCGAGATCATGGAGCCGAAAGTTCCGCTCGTGAAAAACGGTTCGATGGATCTCAAGGTGCGCGTCGTACGTGCGAAAGACTTCAAAGCGCCGATCGCGATTCGAATGCTATTCAATCCGCCGGGCGTGAGTGCTTCGAGTTCGGCGCAGATCGCCGAAGGAAAAGACGAGGGGATCTTGCAAATCACCGCCGGCAGCAATGCCGAAATCAAAGATTGGAAAATTCTCGTGCTCGGCACGGCGAACGTCGTCAACGGGCCGGTGGAAGTCGCTTCGCAATTCGCGACGTTGAAAATCGGCCAACCGTTCTTTGATTTCGCGATGAAGCCGAGTGCCGGCGAGCAAGGGAAGCCGGTCTCGTTCGTCGCTCAGATTACGAACAACGTCGAATTCACGGGCAAGGCGAAAGTGCAACTGGTCGGTCTTCCGGCGGAAGCGGTCTGCCCTGAGATCGAGATCGGGAAGGATGCCACCGAGGCGATCTTCAACGTGACCACGACGACGAAGACCCCGCCGGGTCGGCACAAGGCGATCTATGTGAATTTGGTCGTGATGCAAAAC
The window above is part of the Planctomycetia bacterium genome. Proteins encoded here:
- a CDS encoding PPC domain-containing protein, whose amino-acid sequence is MFASLRAYGIRFVATAVVVCCTAPNFVSAANPSLSSIAPNGGKRGGDIEVQVSGRAISDAPELVFYSPGIKVKSIEQIKDKAGVVNDNLVKAVLTLAPDCRLGGHAFRIRTASGLSDMPILFSVGALDVVEEKEPNSEFTTPQEIPLGVTINGSIGNEDVDYFVVNAKKGDRISAEVEGIRLGRAAFDPYLAILDSDRFELARSDDSAMAWYDCTCSVLAPADGKYTVLVRESTFVGGSVYRLHIGKFPRPTAMIPAGGKPGETLDVTLLGDPSGPIKQKYTVPAKPEFLSSTYAKDDKATPFFPKDALGIAPSPLVFRVSNLNNVLEVEPNDEPAKGTTCEAPIAMNGVIEKPRDVDCFQFKGTKGQVLEIRVHARSLRSPLDSVLTVLRLSNGSSLGTNDDSAGPDSYLRVNIPADDVYVVQVKDMLDQGGADFSYRVEVTPVEPSVALTFAEKIQYVDVTMPVAKGNRGALMVNVQRIGWNGDLKLDLQNVPKGMKYETLPLLGNMTNVPVLFTAADDAPVGASTVGMTVSPTDPKAEKVTGFAKQTTMLIRGGNNAPIYTQTIHGLTTAVIEKVPFKIEIMEPKVPLVKNGSMDLKVRVVRAKDFKAPIAIRMLFNPPGVSASSSAQIAEGKDEGILQITAGSNAEIKDWKILVLGTANVVNGPVEVASQFATLKIGQPFFDFAMKPSAGEQGKPVSFVAQITNNVEFTGKAKVQLVGLPAEAVCPEIEIGKDATEAIFNVTTTTKTPPGRHKAIYVNLVVMQNGEPVAHTFGPGEIRVDAPLPPKVTAKPAAAAVVAKPQPAAVVAKPAAPRALSRLETLRLQKNQDAAAPATGNNK